One region of Peromyscus eremicus chromosome 4, PerEre_H2_v1, whole genome shotgun sequence genomic DNA includes:
- the Tprn gene encoding taperin — translation MAGLGRPGPGPRSAMPAWKREILERRRAKLAALSGGPGPGAAPEGQNEKLVLAESLGPLSENPFMRLESERRRGARPAQQLLELYRRVPGVRTIRADNILIIESAPGFPPAVPPAAGIRAAEVVVYEAPQPGRVSRLLEKFDSPAAPRSRGSPERSRPGLPQLPVASASAATRAPTNRSLAPGSSVLPSPPALPVPPVPVAPRAGQRSACCEPAHPDGTAGPGARRSDFLQKTGSNSFTVHPRGLPRGAVNRSLSNGPMTQKSPAGPANGLSGSPPAPGKWKPKVESEEPSLHPPPSPGTPSATPVGPPASPASATPSQRRWVSSATSANDSFEIRPAPKPDVETIPIGDLQARALASLRVNSRNSFVLIPKRKALGSHPSEGRQAEEPNAEVGWASQSQGLRAQLASTVDGSPALERSSLAAEVQWAPREEGCPRPATAVTDQSVRWQRPSSPPPLLPATVEAEPAEGLGVPGLAKNGQEPGRPGLPVTFIDEVDSEEEASQEAKLPSSAAGVPPQHHLHLARPGHTSELPNRGGNTFIVVPKRKPETLQEPHFSQANGQSQQQEAEEQDADSLSGPHTALENTLKKRYPTVHEIEVIGGYLALQKSCLIKAGSSRKKMKISFNDKTLHTTFEYPSESSLAQEEAEEEEEEGEEDGEEEEVGLDSEKPFALFLPRATFVSSVGPEIPRLPDGSSGLSSYTPKHSVAFSKWQEQTVVQTPSEVEPPPKEVMLTPASQNDLSDFRSEPALYF, via the exons ATGGCCGGCCTGGGGCGGCCGGGCCCGGGGCCGCGCAGCGCGATGCCGGCCTGGAAGCGGGAGATCCTTGAGCGGAGGCGAGCTAAACTGGCCGCCCTGAGCGGAGGTCCGGGACCCGGAGCGGCGCCGGAGGGACAGAACGAGAAGCTGGTTCTGGCCGAGAGTCTGGGTCCGCTAAGCGAGAACCCGTTCATGAGACTTGAATCGGAGCGGCGGCGAGGGGCACGGCCGGCGCAGCAGCTGCTGGAGCTGTACCGTCGCGTGCCCGGCGTACGTACCATCCGAGCCGACAACATCCTCATCATCGAGTCAGCGCCTGGCTTCCCGCCCGCCGTGCCGCCCGCTGCGGGAATCCGCGCTGCCGAGGTCGTGGTGTACGAGGCGCCTCAGCCGGGCCGTGTCAGCCGCCTGCTGGAGAAGTTCGATTCCCCAGCCGCGCCCCGCAGCCGCGGAAGCCCGGAGCGCTCCCGCCCTGGGCTCCCTCAGCTTCCCGTGGCGTCTGCATCTGCTGCCACGCGCGCTCCCACCAATCGGTCGTTGGCTCCTGGCTCATCGGTGCTTCCCAGCCCGCCCGCACTCCCTGTTCCGCCTGTCCCCGTTGCTCCGCGTGCGGGTCAGCGCTCCGCCTGTTGCGAGCCCGCGCACCCCGATGGCACCGCAGGCCCTGGGGCCCGGCGCAGCGATTTCCTCCAGAAGACCGGCAGCAACTCCTTCACTGTTCACCCCCGGGGCCTGCCCCGCGGTGCGGTCAATCGCTCGCTTTCTAATGGACCCATGACCCAGAAGTCCCCGGCCGGCCCTGCCAATGGGTTGTCGGGCTCTCCTCCTGCGCCGGGCAAGTGGAAGCcaaaggtggagtcagaggaaccctctctccacccacccccaagcCCTGGGACCCCAAGTGCCACTCCAGTTGGGCCCCCTGCCAGTCCAGCCAGTGCCACTCCCAGCCAGCGCCGGTGGGTCTCCTCTGCCACCAGCGCCAATGACTCCTTCGAAATAAGGCCAGCCCCCAAGCCAGACGTGGAAACTATCCCAATCGGGGACCTTCAGGCCAGGGCCCTGGCCAGCCTCCGTGTTAACTCCCGCAACTCCTTCGTGTTGATCCCCAAGCGCAAGGCCCTTGGGAGCCATCCTTCGgaggggaggcaggcagaggagcCAAACGCGGAGGTAGGCTGGGCCTCTCAGAGCCAGGGGCTCAGAGCCCAGCTGGCATCTACAGTGGATGGTTCACCCGCCCTGGAGAGGAGTTCCTTGGCTGCTGAAGTGCAGTGGGCACCTAGGGAGGAGGGCTGCCCCAGGCCAGCCACTGCTGTCACAGACCAGTCTGTTAGGTGGCAGAGGCCATCCTCACCACCTCCACTTCTACCAGCCACTGTTGAAGCTGAGCCGGCTGAGGGCTTGGGGGTTCCTGGCCTGGCCAAGAATGGCCAGGAGCCTGGGAGGCCAGGACTTCCAGTCACCTTCATTGATGAAGTCGACTCAGAAGAGGAAGCCTCTCAAGAAGCCAAACTGCCCTCCTCAGCCGCTGGTGTGCCTCCCCAGCACCACCTGCACCTTGCCAGGCCTGGGCACACCTCAGAACTCCCAAACCGAGGCGGCAACACTTTCATAGTGGTGCCTAAGAGGAAGCCAGAGACCCTTCAGGAGCCACACTTCAGTCAGGCCAATGGGCAGTCCCAGCAACAGGAGGCTGAGGAACAGGATGCTGATAGCCTCTCAGGACCCCACACTGCCCTGGAGAACACCCTCAAGAAACGCTACCCCACTGTGCATGAGATTGAAGTGATCGGTGGTTACCTGGCCCTCCAGAAGTCCTGCCTCATCAAGGCTGGCTCTTCAAGAAAAAAG ATGAAGATATCCTTCAATGACAAGACCCTGCATACAACGTTTGAGTACCCTTCGGAGAGCTCCCTAgcacaggaagaagcagaggaggaggaggaagagggagaggaggatggcGAAGAGGAGGAAGTAGGGCTTGACTCAGAGAAGCCCTTTGCCCTCTTCCTGCCCCGGGCCACATTTGTAAGCAGTGTGGGCCCTGAGATCCCCCGACTCCCAGATGGCAGCTCAG GCCTGTCCAGCTACACTCCCAAGCATTCTGTGGCCTTCAGCAAGTGGCAGGAGCAGACAGTGGTGCAGACTCCAAGTGAGGTGGAACCCCCACCTAAGGAGGTCATG cTAACACCTGCCAGTCAGAACGATCTCTCGGACTTCCGCAGCGAGCCAGCCCTCTATTTCTGA
- the Ssna1 gene encoding microtubule nucleation factor SSNA1 gives MTQQGAALQNYNNELVKCIEELCQKREELCRQIQQEEDEKQRLQNEVRQLTEKLARVNENLARKIASRNEFDRTIAETEAAYLKILESSQTLLSVLKREAGNLTKATASDQKSSGGKDS, from the exons ATGACCCAACAGGGCGCGGCGCTGCAGAACTACAACAACGAGTTGGTCAAGT GCATCGAGGAGCTGTGTCAGAAGCGAGAGGAGCTGTGCCGGCAGATCCAGCAGGAGGAGGACGAGAAGCAGCGGCTGCAGAATGAGGTGAGGCAGCTGACGGAGAAGTTGGCCCGCGTCAACGAGAACCTGGCGCGCAAGATCGCCTCTCGCAACGAGTTTGACCGGACCATCGCAGAGACCGAGGCCGCCTACCTCAAG ATCCTGGAGAGCTCTCAGACTCTGCTCAGTGTCCTCAAGCGGGAAGCTGGGAACCTGACCAAAGCCACAGCCTCAGACCAGAAGAGTAGTGGAGGCAAGGACAGCTGA